The genomic interval CGGACGCCTCGGCCACTTGGGCTTCACACTTCGACCCATGCACTTACTTGTAATTAGTCGTAATTATAACTTGTAATttcattcttttaataaattagtattttaaattttggttttttttgagACCTCCGACTCGCTGGACCATAATTCgtagacataaataaataaataaataaatatatacgggacaaattacacagattgagttagcctcgaagtaagttcgaaacttgtgttacgagatactaattcaacgatactatattttataataaatacttatatagataaacatccaagacccaggccaatcagaaaaagttcagacatgtttttttgtttttcaaatcaaacttacaacaaaatctttttaatttttcagccATTATTGCCGTTTGAATTTATTGATCTATGACATGATTACGATGATTCTTACCTCGCTCTGCAGAGTGCCTCCGAACACGGCCGTGACGATGGAGGCTGAGGGGGTCCGGGATACGAACCCACTGTCCCGGTCCGGCGGCAGCAACTGTAGCAACTCCGTGTGTAGTCTGAAATATATaacgataaattaaatttccctAAGTctgatttatgttttatttcaactaaatctcaattctatcattaagccaccacgtgaccattcagtcttttcaagactgttggctctgtctaccccgcaagggatatagacgtgaccatatgtatgtatgtattcaactAATCTTGAAATCAAAGTATTTAGGTTCTgtccttattttttattattttctagtcAAAGcagtgttaaaaaaaatgcagatAGTAATGACACTATGAACATGCAAAAATGGGAGTTAATGAGAATAACGTCACCAGGGTCAAACTATGGTGCTACCCTGGCGTTATAAGTCATAATTTTGCGTGCTCAAATCACATAATGACAAGTCACCTAATAGAACAAAATCCACCGGATTTGGTTATTCTTTTGTCTCTTACTATTCTCTTCATGAAGATGCAaccacaataaataatttatatcagTGATGaattatatgccgtgtggttcccggcaccaacagaaaaaagaataggaccactccatctctctcccatggatgtcgtataacgcgactaaggggtaggcttataaacttgggattcttcttttaggcgatgggctagcaacctgtcactattttaacctaaattctatcattaacccaaatagctgaacgtggcctatcagtcttttcaagactgttggctctgtctaccccgcaagggatatagacgtgattatatgtgatgAATTATATTTTGGATTTACCTGTCAAGCATGTAACGCAAGAATTCGTGGGCGTCTTGCTGCTGGTAACCCCTGAACCTAGGCACCACTTTCCAGATCACAAGGAACAGGCACTCGGGAGATATGGCCGCCTTCGAGCCGCAACCGCTGTTCAGGTTGATTAGAACCTGGAATAAGTCACATCAGGATTCATATgagcataatatttttagaatcatattaataacaaaatggtTGGTTTATACATCATTCAAATTATACTCTTATTAACGACCGGCTTCTCAAGGGTAGcatttattgataattaatCTTGCTCAGAAAACCCTCATctcaaaatccgtccacaactttccgcGATTGATTCTCTACAAGTCATTAAGAGATCTTCTTTACAAGTCattaaagtataataaaataatcaagcGACTCAACTTTTTCGTCAGTACATCTATAATCTGATAAGTGCTATGCGACCTTAAAGGGCAAATGTAACGGTCAGATCTATGTTAGTAGAAAATTACtgaaacacacacacacacatataatcacgtctacttATATGCCTTGTGggttagacagaaccaatagtcttaaatagactgacaggccatgttcagctgtttcgcttaattcaagtagtgacaagttgctagcccatcgcctaaaagaaaaatctcaactTTATAAGCTGCTGAAATTTGCCATATAAGTAGATGAAGACACAGGCAAATAAGGCAggcaaataaaatgtttatttaatctacACTTCTTAGTCACATGTCTGTGTTAAATTTCAAGTAATATTTACAtcaataatggaaaatatttttcattaataaaaggAAAACCTTATCACCTAgagatatgcaaaaatttattataaaaacagatttttatCTTTACCCTTGATAGGGCGTCTGCACACAGCTGTCTCATGATTCCTGATATATTTTATCGAGAAACGCTTCGTACATTAGTTACAATGCGAGATCCATAATGCAAACATACTACTTATTGAAATTCTAAGTGGGAAATGTCACAGCGCGATTGTACCGATTCCCTCTCCCGGCATCATAATCGAGAATTTTTCTACATTGTGTCTTATAAGGAATAAAAGAActccgaataaaataaaaataagaagtgTCGTTTCTCCACAGAAATCAATTTAAGTGTATCACTTTTCGCCAAATGTGCAAAAGGCCACATAGAATATGAACTTACATTGAGCACTATACCtacaataaactttattatttatttatttactaatttattgacacagaaaacatcgagaattttaaacacaagaatcaaaattacaaaggttctacttattatttacttggtgataatttagagaaaaataaataaataagatgaaGCTAAAAATCACTTCACTGAGCCTGAGAAAAGCGAAGCGAAGCCCAAGTTAATTTTTAGGGCATTCctcattaaaaatgtataaatatgcaTGAGGTCCTTCTCAACAACTTTTTGATATACTTAATGTGTTTCATAGTTCCCGCCATAATACTTTTGGAAGTATGCAAAAGGTTCAATTCTGCGTAGAACGACTCTCGCAGACGTcgcaatttacaaatatatcatCGTCAAAATCAGTCtacaatgtaaatttatttaaaaacgaaACAATAGTCCTCCATTTCAATAAGAACTCGCGCGGCATATTAAACGGAGCGAATCGCGAGTGTGCGCGAGGTTTTATGGACCCAGTTTTTGTTATCATAATATCCTTGAAGGAGGACATTGACCTTTTTGGATACGTAACTGCGTAGTGCTTAACTCACAGACGCTAACAGCAGACAGTAAACACGcaatgttttatgtttatcgaactcaaaaatttgtaaacaatTTATAGATCATTTTAATCTATCTATCTTACTTCTCACACAAACAAAATCAAGAAGTTggctgtaataaaaaaaaaataatctcaatatTAGGACTCGCCTTTCTCAATTCTTCGGCCATTACAACGTCATGCATTTCTTGTCTCGTATAGCTTCTTGAATGATAAACTTTTTGCCGCCCGTTAGTCTTTACCTCCAAAGAGGGCAGCTGACTGAAATAGCAGCTAAATTCCTGTATATTATTCAGACTTTGCAGCACAGCATTCATGAAACATGTGTTGCCTAAATTTTTTAATCCTACGACTTTCTTTTCTCTTTGGCTCTTGCCATTGCACGTGGAGGGCTTCTTTTCCTTACTCCTGCCGGTCTGGGAGTTTTCTGCGGAACTGCTGTCTCCAGAATGAGATCTTTTGCGTGAACGTGGTCTTAAGCTACGGACTTTTTCTTCTGTGGTCTGGAACAAGTAACATAGtcttacaaaaaacaattatataggtaccagTCATAGTCACTACGAAATAAAAAGTCACTACATTTTCATCTGCGGGAGGGCAATCAAGATAAAAAACTTGATTGATGATAATTCTTCCTTTTAAACAcactcaaaacaaaacaattcaaattcaaatcaatACAAGCACAACTCACCTTAGCACCTTTAGAAGATTTACTTTCAATGGTTTCCGGCGTAGCATTATCAGCTATACCAGATATATTACTAAAAGAACTACTCGGTGTCACGTCGGGACTTCTGTCCCCTTCTTTTACACCGTTAGGCGACACAGGCATTTCGCTTACAGCATTCGATGTATCAGATATAGAACTATTTCCACCGTCGCTACCTTCCTTGCTGTTTTCCTCAATTTGTTCAATATTGCTATTTTCGTCCGCCCCATTATCGGTTCTAGTTTGCATAATACTTTGccttattttatctattgttTGTTGTTCTGTGTCGTTCGCTACATAGTCGTCACATTTATAGCtgaaaaattgtaaacaaGTTGTAGAGTATGCTTGCAAACCTTGCTGTTTTCCTTTGAAACCAGTTTAATCGGACCATTCATCTAATGCTGTGAATGTCTTATGAggctaataaaaaaagctcTAACTACTTATGAATTAAAAAGTCTCAAGGTCAGAAAAATATTCTACTGTAAAAACTACGACattgaaattttcaaataattattctgTTCTGCTTTACTCAaagccaataaaaaataaagtgatttttatttattggcatttaaatttaaaaaaaaaattatatgtatatagttagGTACGCaacaaaattcataaaaacagtaaaaagGATGAGAGGAGAATAAAGGATAATGTTGGTTGCATGTTTAGAGTAGGTATACAAAGTGAAATggcaatatataatatgtcaGGGTGGAAAGGGTTTTGCTCAGCAGTCAGACATGgacaacatacaaaaatataaaattgtttgaaaaGCTTAAAAGAAATGAAGGTTTCATTACCAGTAGACTGAATAAACATCACAGCTCATGCACAACTGGTGCTCAGTGCTTTCTGCATGTAACTTGGCATGCCCGTTGACATATCGGCCACAATTCACTGCCCCGCATTGCAGGCACAGCCAGTTCTGTTCCTTTACTGCACATTCTGTAACTATCAAAggaatttttgttaaatcatggaaaataaaatgctTGAGTGATTCCTTAATAAAAggtgatttgtattttttattcactgATGGCATAGGTAGTtagttacttttaattaaataattttacatacataatataatcatgtctatatccctagtggAGTAagcaaagccaacagtcttaaaaagactcataggccacatccaactgtttggcttaatgatagaatttcgattcaaatagtgacagattgctagcccatagcctaaaagaagaatcccaagtttataagcctttccattagtcgcctttttcgacatgcataggaaagagatggagtggtcctattcttttttctattt from Amyelois transitella isolate CPQ chromosome 16, ilAmyTran1.1, whole genome shotgun sequence carries:
- the LOC106136042 gene encoding ubiquitin carboxyl-terminal hydrolase 3 isoform X3, giving the protein MSCDVYSVYCYKCDDYVANDTEQQTIDKIRQSIMQTRTDNGADENSNIEQIEENSKEGSDGGNSSISDTSNAVSEMPVSPNGVKEGDRSPDVTPSSSFSNISGIADNATPETIESKSSKGAKTTEEKVRSLRPRSRKRSHSGDSSSAENSQTGRSKEKKPSTCNGKSQREKKVVGLKNLGNTCFMNAVLQSLNNIQEFSCYFSQLPSLEVKTNGRQKVYHSRSYTRQEMHDVVMAEELRKVLINLNSGCGSKAAISPECLFLVIWKVVPRFRGYQQQDAHEFLRYMLDRLHTELLQLLPPDRDSGFVSRTPSASIVTAVFGGTLQSEVRCLACGTESKKFDPFLDLSLELPEVGRHDAPVALTDCLTSFVQVEELADTERYFCSSCKCKQKSTKQFWIRRLPNVLCLHLKRFRWHNYFRTKVDTAISFPLRALDMSGFVPRGSNVHTRRSNPHNQLYDLAAVIVHHGSGAGSGHYTAFAINSSSWFHFNDHTVRPTNAEAVASCKPYILFYIRQEPTLPQS
- the LOC106136042 gene encoding ubiquitin carboxyl-terminal hydrolase 3 isoform X1, producing the protein MECTHLLDNVKLDTEFNVEDTIITKNFSCSVTECAVKEQNWLCLQCGAVNCGRYVNGHAKLHAESTEHQLCMSCDVYSVYCYKCDDYVANDTEQQTIDKIRQSIMQTRTDNGADENSNIEQIEENSKEGSDGGNSSISDTSNAVSEMPVSPNGVKEGDRSPDVTPSSSFSNISGIADNATPETIESKSSKGAKTTEEKVRSLRPRSRKRSHSGDSSSAENSQTGRSKEKKPSTCNGKSQREKKVVGLKNLGNTCFMNAVLQSLNNIQEFSCYFSQLPSLEVKTNGRQKVYHSRSYTRQEMHDVVMAEELRKVLINLNSGCGSKAAISPECLFLVIWKVVPRFRGYQQQDAHEFLRYMLDRLHTELLQLLPPDRDSGFVSRTPSASIVTAVFGGTLQSEVRCLACGTESKKFDPFLDLSLELPEVGRHDAPVALTDCLTSFVQVEELADTERYFCSSCKCKQKSTKQFWIRRLPNVLCLHLKRFRWHNYFRTKVDTAISFPLRALDMSGFVPRGSNVHTRRSNPHNQLYDLAAVIVHHGSGAGSGHYTAFAINSSSWFHFNDHTVRPTNAEAVASCKPYILFYIRQEPTLPQS
- the LOC106136042 gene encoding ubiquitin carboxyl-terminal hydrolase 3 isoform X2, which codes for MECTHLLDNVKLDTEFNVEDTIITKNFSCSECAVKEQNWLCLQCGAVNCGRYVNGHAKLHAESTEHQLCMSCDVYSVYCYKCDDYVANDTEQQTIDKIRQSIMQTRTDNGADENSNIEQIEENSKEGSDGGNSSISDTSNAVSEMPVSPNGVKEGDRSPDVTPSSSFSNISGIADNATPETIESKSSKGAKTTEEKVRSLRPRSRKRSHSGDSSSAENSQTGRSKEKKPSTCNGKSQREKKVVGLKNLGNTCFMNAVLQSLNNIQEFSCYFSQLPSLEVKTNGRQKVYHSRSYTRQEMHDVVMAEELRKVLINLNSGCGSKAAISPECLFLVIWKVVPRFRGYQQQDAHEFLRYMLDRLHTELLQLLPPDRDSGFVSRTPSASIVTAVFGGTLQSEVRCLACGTESKKFDPFLDLSLELPEVGRHDAPVALTDCLTSFVQVEELADTERYFCSSCKCKQKSTKQFWIRRLPNVLCLHLKRFRWHNYFRTKVDTAISFPLRALDMSGFVPRGSNVHTRRSNPHNQLYDLAAVIVHHGSGAGSGHYTAFAINSSSWFHFNDHTVRPTNAEAVASCKPYILFYIRQEPTLPQS